The stretch of DNA TTTTGCCGCTGACCGGGTTAATGCCCTGCGCCGCGACCTTCCACGGGTTGCGCCCATTTATCGATGTCGTGGTGTCGCGATAGCATTCGACGAACTTTGCCATGGTCGGGATACCGCGTGTGCGCAGCTTCGCCACGGTCCAGCGGCGGCGGAAGTAGGCATAGAACAGGCCCCAGCCGACGATCGCGAAGATTCCCCCGAAGCAGAGCAGAAAGGTCGGCAGGAACCAGCGGTCGAAGAAACCGTCGATGACCGCGCGCGTCGGGTTGTCGCGCTGGTAGATGATCGTGACCCGCTCTCCGACATTGTAGCTGGGCGGATTGCTGCCGGTTGATGAGCGATAGGTGCGCGTGCGCCCCTCGCCATCGCGGTACTCGACGACGGGACGATAGCTGCCGTCGCCGTCGCTGTCCCGGCTGTAGTCCAGGTCGACGACGATCCCGGCGGCTTCGATCCCGTTCTGGCTGAAGGAGCGGCTGTAATTGAGCGCGAAACCGCCACCGATCATGATGGCCAGCCCGACGAGCCCGAAGATCAGGCCGATCCAGAACACCATTCTCGGCATGGCACCTCCCCCTAGCACCTACCGTGTAGCGTAGGGGAGAGCGGCTAGAAAGGCAGCACCCGCCCGTTGTAGTCGAGATAGCGGAAGCCGCCGCCGCCGCAGTCGTCAATGACATTTGCAAGGCCCGCCACGCTCTGCGCAACCGTCAGCGGGGCCTGCTGCCCACCCATGTCGGTCTGGACCCAGCCGGGGTGCAACGCGACGACTTCGATATCGCGTGGTTTGGCGTCCTGTTCGGCGAGCCCCTTGGCGAGCATGTTGAGCGCGGCCTTGCTGGCGCGATAGAGCTCGTATCCGCCCGTACTATCGGCGATCGAACCCATGATCGATGACATGAAGCCCAGCGTGCCACCGTCCCTGATCTTGGGCAGCAGGGTGCGTCCGGCCTTCGCCGGGCCGAAGGCATTGGTCATCATCACATGCGCCACTTCCTCGCCGGTTGCCTTGTCGCTCGACTGGTGCCCCGCACCTGAGATACCGGCATTGATCAGCACCGCGTCGAGACTGCCGTCGGCCAGGCCCAGATCGGCATAGCTTGCCGGATCGGTGACATCGGCGGTGACGATGGAGAGGTGGTCGCAGGCCAGCGCATGGAGCCCGTCGCTGTGCGTGCGCTCGCTAGCGATTACCCGCCATCCGCGCGAGAGGAACTCGCCGACTAGTCCCAGGCCGATCCCGCGTGACGCGCCGAAGATGAAGATTGTGCCGTCCGCCATGTGTCTCTCCCGCAATCTCGCTTATCCCAGACCGGTCCGGCTGGTCGGTTCGGTTATTTCCGGCGGAACCGGAAGTACCATACTTCGTGACCGTATACTGTGCGTGCCTTGTGTTCATAGCGCGTTTCGGGCCAGCCGGATGGGCGGTTCTCCCAGCTCTTGCGCCCTTCGACCAGCCATTCGAACTCGGCGGTGAAGCGGCGCATGACCATCAGCGCGTGGCGCAAATAGACCGGGTGGTCGGTACCGAAGCGGAACTCGCCGCCAGGCTTCAGCTTGTCCGCGATCATTTGCACCGGACCATCGTTCATCATCCGCCGCTTGGCATGCTTGGCCTTGGGCCAGGGGTCGGGATGCAGCAGGTAGAGCATGGTCAGCGCGCCATCTGGCACCCGGCGCAACACGTCCAGTGCGTCGCCATGATGGATGCGGACATTCGCCAACCTGCGATCGCGCACATGGGTCAGTGCCTGGGCCACACCGTTGACGAAGGGCTCGGCGCCGATGAAGCCGTGGTCGGGCAGCATGTCGGCTCGCTCGGCCATGTGCTCACCGCCGCCAAAGCCGATCTCGAAATGCAGCGGACGGTCAAAGCCGAACAGAACTTCGGAGGTCACAGGTCCGTCGATTGGGACCGCGATCTGCGGCAGGAGCTTGTCGACGAGTTCCTGCTGCGCTGCGCGCAGTGGTTTACCCTGGCTGCGGCCGTAGAGCCGGTTGAGCGTGGTGGGATCGCCTTCCTTGTGTGCGGTCATGGCGCGCGCGATGGCAAGGCGGGCCGGGTTTGGCAAGCCGAGTCCGAGGCCAACTACCCTCTATGGGGCACCGGCTTCGCCTTGCTCAGCCTGGTCCTCGCCTAGCTCCGGCGATCAGTTCCAGGCGGTCCAGATGCCGTAGGCGCTGGTTAACGACAGCACGATTCCCACGAGGATCAGCATCAATTTCGGGCTGAAGTGTTTCGCTGCGAAAGCTCCGAAAGGAGCCGCAACTACTCCACCTAGCAGCAGGCCCAGGGTTGCTCCTGCCAGGTCAGCAATCCCGAGATGGAAGATGAAGGTTGCCGAAACGGCGAGCGTAAGGAAGAACTCGACCGAGTTCACCGTCCCCACCACCTTGCGCGGCTCGGCGCCCTGGATCAGCAGGTTGCTGGTAACGACCGGACCCCAGCCGCCACCGCCTGCCGCATCGAGGAACCCGCCCACTAGGCCAAGCGGCACCACGTGCTTCGCTTCCTTGAGCTTGGGTGGGTAGAGCAGTCCGCGGATGAGCAGGTAGATGCCGATCCCAGCGAGATAGAGCAGCACAAATGGTTTGATCATGGCAGCATCGACCGAACTGAGCAGATAGGCGCCGGTCACGCCTCCGATCACACCGGGAATGAGCAGGCGAAAGAACAGCTTGCGGTCGATGTTGCCGTTCAGCAGGTGACTGATTCCCGACGTCGCCGTGGTAAAGCATTCCACCACATGGACGCGTTGTGACGCGAGTGCAGGCGGCATCCCCAGCAGGCCGACGAGCAAGGTGTTGGAGATCACCCCGAACGCCATGCCCAGCGCGCCATCGACCATTTGCGCTGCAAAGCCGATCAGGATGAAAGGGACCAACGCCCCTAAATCAAAACCGAACGGATCCATTTTGCGGGGGCGTCCTTCGCCAATTGAAGCGCGGTGAATACAGGCGCTTCAGCGGCTCGCCGAGAGCAGAAAAAACCTTAACCCTGATAGCAAAACGCCCGAGACAATTCTGTCCCGGACGTCCTCGCTATTCCCATCCAAGAGAAACCGAATCAGGCGGCTTCCGCCTCTTCGTTCGGATCGCGGAGCACATAGCCGCGGCCCCAAACGGTCTCGATGTAGTTCTCGCCGCCGCAAGCGTGGCTGAGCTTCTTGCGCAGCTTGCAGATGAACACGTCGATGATCTTGAGTTCGGGCTCGTCCATCCCGCCGTAAAGGTGGTTGAGGAACATTTCCTTGGTCAGTGTGGTGCCCTTGCGCAGCGACAGCAGCTCGAGCATCGCATATTCCTTGCCGGTCAGGTGCACTCGTGCCCCGTCGACCTCGACCGTCTTGGCATCGAGGTTCACGGCCAGCTTGCCGGTGCGGATGATCGACTGGCTATGGCCTTTCGAACGGCGCACCACGGCGTGAATGCGGGCGACCAGCTCTTCGCGATGGAACGGCTTGGTCACATAGTCGTCGGCACCGAAGCCGAACGAACGAATCTTGGAGTCCATCTCGGCAATGCCCGAGAGGATCAGTACCGGGGTCTGCACCTTGGCGACGCGCAGCTTCTTGAGCACGTCGTACCCGTGCATGTCGGGCAGGTTCAGGTCGAGCAGGATGATGTCGTAGTCATACAGCTTGCCCAGATCGAGGCCTTCCTCGCCCAAGTCGGTCGAGTAGACATTGAAGCCTTCGGTCGTAAGCATGAGCTCGATTGCCTTGGCGGTTGTCGGCTCGTCTTCGATCAGCAGTACACGCATGGGTTATCCCCCGTAGCCCTGGTTTCACGGTAACCCCCTGCTAAGAGGTATTGCCCGCTATTAACCACGCAAGATCTGAACGGAAAAGGTTAACGTGAGGTAAAGTGCGTTAACATTTTTCAGTGTTGCAGTCGGGACTCACAAGTCAATTCCGATACTTCGCGCCACTGCCGCCTGGTCATAGTAGGGCCGTTCGACAAGGATTCGGTCGCTCCCTTCAGCGAATTCGAAACTGGCCGCCATACGCATGCGCAGCTTGCGCCCGGTAGCCGGCACGACGCGATCCGGCAGCCGCATCTCGCCAAGGTGTGTGCCAGTCAGCCAGAACTCGACCAGCACGGTATTGCCGGTGTGTGCGATGGCGATGATCTCGTTCCCCTGGTCGGGGAAGACCGAGCGCGATGCGGCAAAATAGCCGCGAACGGCTTCTTCGCCGTCGAACACCTGGCCGGTCGCCATCTCGTAGCGCGGGTGTCCGGCAAAGGTGTCGATCACCCCGTCCCAATCATACACCGTTTCACGGTGCATATGGTCGCGGACCGTCTGGATGCGGCGTTCGGCAAGATCTGGCATCGGCTCTCTCCCCAGGGCGGGGAGCTTTGCAGCATCAGAAGTGCGAGGCGAGCTTTTTCTGCCGTCGTCGCTGGGCGCTCGACCCAATGCCGATTGCCTCGCGATACTTGGCAACGGTGCGGCGGGCGAGATCGAAGCCCTCGTTGCGCAGCAGGTCCGCCAATGCCTCGTCCGACAGGACTTTCTTGGGATCCTCGGCATCGCACAGGGCGCGAATACGCGCCTTGATCGCTTCCGAACTGGCTCCCTCGCCATCGGCAGCGGCGACCCCACTGGAGAAGAAGTATTTCAGCTCGAAAGTCCCGCGCGGACAGGACAGGTACTTGTTGCTGGTCACCCGGCTGACCGTGCTCTCGTGCATTTCGATCGCTTCGGCCACTTCGCGCAGCGTCAATGGCCGCATTGCCGTGACCCCCTCTCGGAAGAAACCTTCCTGCCGCTTCACGATTTCAGCGGCGGTCTTGAGGATGGTGCGCTGGCGCTGGTCGAGCGCCTTGATCAGCCAGTCGGCTTCTCCGAGCTGCTCGTTGAGCCAGGCTTGCGAGGCCTTGTCGCGCGCGCCGGCCTTGAGTTCGACATAGTATTCGCGGTTGACCACCAGGCGCGGCAGGCTCGCTTCGTTCAAGCGAATGTCCCAGCCGCCATCCATGGGGGTCACCAGCACGTCGGGCACCACCGCCGCTTCGCTCGAGCCGCCATAGCGCAGCCCCGGCCGGGGATCGTAGCTGCGCAGTTCGGCCAGCATGTCGGCGAAGTCCTCGTCGTCGACTTCGCACATCCGTTTGAGCCGGGCGATCTCGCCTGCGGCGACGAGGTCGAGGTTGTCAATCAGTCGCGCCATGCAGGGGTCGTAGCGATCTGCCTCCTTGGCCTGCAGGGCGATGCATTCGGCCAGGCTGCGCGCTCCGACCCCGGTGGGATCGAGCGATTGGACAATCGCCAGCGCCCGTTCGACCGCGACCAGCGGTGCACCCAGCTCTTCGGCCAGGACCAGCAGTTCCGTCCCGAGATAGCCCGCTTCGTCGAGTTCGCCGATGATGCGCAGGGCGATAATCGCTTCGCGCGGGTCTTCCGCGACCGCGCCCACCTGGCCTGCGAGGTGTTCGGCAAGGGTTGGTTCGCCACCCGATCGGTTCTCGAGGTCGGGAAACTCCTCACCGCCGGAAGCAGTGCCCGCACGGCCCCAGTCGCCTGCATCGCCTGGGGCCGCTTCGGGGTCGAGCGCGTTGGCGGAAATATCGAGTGCCTCGGTCCCGTCGAAATCGGGCGCGCTGTCATGCT from Erythrobacter mangrovi encodes:
- the trmB gene encoding tRNA (guanine(46)-N(7))-methyltransferase TrmB, yielding MTAHKEGDPTTLNRLYGRSQGKPLRAAQQELVDKLLPQIAVPIDGPVTSEVLFGFDRPLHFEIGFGGGEHMAERADMLPDHGFIGAEPFVNGVAQALTHVRDRRLANVRIHHGDALDVLRRVPDGALTMLYLLHPDPWPKAKHAKRRMMNDGPVQMIADKLKPGGEFRFGTDHPVYLRHALMVMRRFTAEFEWLVEGRKSWENRPSGWPETRYEHKARTVYGHEVWYFRFRRK
- the ctrA gene encoding response regulator transcription factor CtrA, with the protein product MRVLLIEDEPTTAKAIELMLTTEGFNVYSTDLGEEGLDLGKLYDYDIILLDLNLPDMHGYDVLKKLRVAKVQTPVLILSGIAEMDSKIRSFGFGADDYVTKPFHREELVARIHAVVRRSKGHSQSIIRTGKLAVNLDAKTVEVDGARVHLTGKEYAMLELLSLRKGTTLTKEMFLNHLYGGMDEPELKIIDVFICKLRKKLSHACGGENYIETVWGRGYVLRDPNEEAEAA
- the rpoN gene encoding RNA polymerase factor sigma-54; its protein translation is MALGPRLDLRQTQSLVMTPQLQQAIKLLALSNLEIESFVTEALESNPLLEMGEVRREAGEDAPGPAGEHDSAPDFDGTEALDISANALDPEAAPGDAGDWGRAGTASGGEEFPDLENRSGGEPTLAEHLAGQVGAVAEDPREAIIALRIIGELDEAGYLGTELLVLAEELGAPLVAVERALAIVQSLDPTGVGARSLAECIALQAKEADRYDPCMARLIDNLDLVAAGEIARLKRMCEVDDEDFADMLAELRSYDPRPGLRYGGSSEAAVVPDVLVTPMDGGWDIRLNEASLPRLVVNREYYVELKAGARDKASQAWLNEQLGEADWLIKALDQRQRTILKTAAEIVKRQEGFFREGVTAMRPLTLREVAEAIEMHESTVSRVTSNKYLSCPRGTFELKYFFSSGVAAADGEGASSEAIKARIRALCDAEDPKKVLSDEALADLLRNEGFDLARRTVAKYREAIGIGSSAQRRRQKKLASHF
- a CDS encoding ester cyclase produces the protein MPDLAERRIQTVRDHMHRETVYDWDGVIDTFAGHPRYEMATGQVFDGEEAVRGYFAASRSVFPDQGNEIIAIAHTGNTVLVEFWLTGTHLGEMRLPDRVVPATGRKLRMRMAASFEFAEGSDRILVERPYYDQAAVARSIGIDL
- a CDS encoding DUF3592 domain-containing protein, whose product is MPRMVFWIGLIFGLVGLAIMIGGGFALNYSRSFSQNGIEAAGIVVDLDYSRDSDGDGSYRPVVEYRDGEGRTRTYRSSTGSNPPSYNVGERVTIIYQRDNPTRAVIDGFFDRWFLPTFLLCFGGIFAIVGWGLFYAYFRRRWTVAKLRTRGIPTMAKFVECYRDTTTSINGRNPWKVAAQGINPVSGKIDAFTSDPLWVDLSEALKDKSLPVMVDPDDPAKHWIDLSTYVDESEDFA
- a CDS encoding SDR family NAD(P)-dependent oxidoreductase; this encodes MADGTIFIFGASRGIGLGLVGEFLSRGWRVIASERTHSDGLHALACDHLSIVTADVTDPASYADLGLADGSLDAVLINAGISGAGHQSSDKATGEEVAHVMMTNAFGPAKAGRTLLPKIRDGGTLGFMSSIMGSIADSTGGYELYRASKAALNMLAKGLAEQDAKPRDIEVVALHPGWVQTDMGGQQAPLTVAQSVAGLANVIDDCGGGGFRYLDYNGRVLPF
- a CDS encoding sulfite exporter TauE/SafE family protein; this encodes MDPFGFDLGALVPFILIGFAAQMVDGALGMAFGVISNTLLVGLLGMPPALASQRVHVVECFTTATSGISHLLNGNIDRKLFFRLLIPGVIGGVTGAYLLSSVDAAMIKPFVLLYLAGIGIYLLIRGLLYPPKLKEAKHVVPLGLVGGFLDAAGGGGWGPVVTSNLLIQGAEPRKVVGTVNSVEFFLTLAVSATFIFHLGIADLAGATLGLLLGGVVAAPFGAFAAKHFSPKLMLILVGIVLSLTSAYGIWTAWN